The proteins below are encoded in one region of Shewanella algae:
- a CDS encoding DNA adenine methylase, with protein MKKFATPLRYPGGKGKFSQFVKQVFEANGLLDGHYLEPYAGGAGVAIELLFNEYASKIHINDYDPAVYAFWVSVKEHNDDLCKLISDTPVTIDNWHVQKNVLANVEEYSTLDVAFATFFLNRTNRSGILKAGVIGGKEQSGKWKLDVRYNKKDLIKRIELIGRYKERIFVYNMDAVQLVREVVPTLPKKTLIYLDPPYYVKGSGLYRNFYNHDDHVEIAATMANVRHPWIVSYDDVPEIREIYKDYRQDSYFLSYTAQEKRKGSEVMIYGPDVEIPSKDFLHKNMPLKLAV; from the coding sequence ATGAAGAAATTTGCAACTCCCTTGAGGTACCCTGGTGGTAAAGGAAAATTTTCTCAGTTTGTGAAGCAAGTCTTTGAAGCAAATGGGCTTTTAGATGGTCATTATTTGGAGCCATACGCTGGCGGTGCTGGAGTAGCGATTGAACTGTTGTTCAATGAGTACGCATCAAAAATTCACATTAATGACTATGACCCTGCAGTGTATGCCTTTTGGGTATCTGTTAAAGAGCACAATGATGATCTATGCAAACTGATCAGTGATACGCCAGTTACTATAGACAATTGGCATGTTCAGAAGAATGTGCTTGCGAATGTTGAGGAATACTCAACTTTAGATGTAGCGTTCGCGACATTTTTTCTTAATCGAACAAACCGTTCCGGCATCCTTAAGGCTGGTGTAATCGGCGGGAAAGAACAGTCTGGTAAATGGAAGTTGGATGTTCGCTACAACAAGAAAGATTTGATTAAGCGAATAGAGCTGATTGGTCGTTACAAAGAAAGAATATTTGTCTACAACATGGATGCTGTACAACTAGTTCGCGAGGTTGTTCCGACTTTGCCTAAAAAGACACTAATTTATCTTGATCCTCCATACTACGTTAAGGGCTCTGGGTTATACCGTAACTTCTACAATCATGATGATCATGTTGAAATAGCTGCAACAATGGCAAATGTCCGTCATCCTTGGATCGTTTCATACGATGATGTGCCTGAAATTAGAGAGATATATAAGGACTATCGTCAAGACTCATATTTTTTGAGTTATACGGCTCAGGAGAAAAGAAAGGGCTCAGAAGTGATGATATATGGCCCTGATGTCGAAATACCTTCCAAAGATTTTTTGCATAAGAATATGCCGCTAAAGCTAGCAGTCTAA
- a CDS encoding MT-A70 family methyltransferase, whose translation MSYQIIYADPAWQFNDKNQNGNRGASCKYDVMSLEQMKAMPVADMAAADCTLFMWHVPAMPLEALELVKAWGFTLKTMKAFTWVKLNKRFLNNLQREFRVNQIDLQTMPEEQLLQLLMAATKIGLGHWTRGNTEDCLIAVRGKPKRQGKGVRQLIIEPIREHSRKPDCTRDRIIELMGDLPRVELFARQNHPGWHAWGNEVEHSIPLLTAGNKAA comes from the coding sequence ATGAGTTATCAAATTATCTATGCTGACCCTGCCTGGCAGTTCAACGACAAGAACCAGAACGGCAACCGAGGCGCCAGCTGTAAGTATGACGTTATGAGCCTTGAGCAAATGAAGGCCATGCCGGTTGCTGATATGGCGGCGGCTGATTGCACCCTGTTCATGTGGCACGTTCCCGCCATGCCATTGGAAGCACTGGAACTGGTAAAGGCTTGGGGGTTCACCCTTAAGACCATGAAGGCATTCACCTGGGTAAAGCTGAACAAACGCTTTTTAAACAACCTGCAGCGTGAATTTAGAGTCAACCAGATTGACCTGCAAACCATGCCGGAAGAACAACTGCTTCAGTTGCTGATGGCCGCCACCAAGATAGGCCTCGGGCACTGGACCCGTGGCAACACTGAGGATTGCCTGATTGCTGTTAGGGGTAAGCCCAAGCGTCAGGGCAAGGGTGTGCGGCAACTCATTATCGAACCGATACGCGAGCACTCACGGAAACCGGATTGCACTAGAGACCGCATTATTGAACTGATGGGTGATCTGCCGCGCGTAGAGTTGTTCGCCCGTCAAAATCACCCAGGGTGGCATGCATGGGGTAACGAAGTTGAGCACTCAATCCCATTACTCACTGCCGGCAACAAAGCCGCTTAA
- a CDS encoding XRE family transcriptional regulator, producing the protein MKELGISQKELAELSGISQPMVHKLVSGKVKSSAKIVELARALKCSPERLLYGIEQRADDEISEYSGSFAVWDDKTPLGKDELEVPFFTEVKLAAGNGIVADIENHGPKLRFSKLTMRSQGVEPAAAVCVKVSGNSMEPVLPNGSTVGIDTANKTIVDGKMYAINHDGMLRVKLLYTLPGNGLRLRSYNQDEYPDESYSGDQVKVITVIGRVFWYSVLL; encoded by the coding sequence ATGAAAGAACTTGGCATTTCTCAAAAGGAGCTGGCTGAGCTTTCTGGCATTTCTCAACCAATGGTTCACAAGTTGGTATCAGGCAAGGTAAAGTCCTCCGCAAAGATTGTGGAGCTTGCGCGCGCCCTAAAGTGCTCACCAGAAAGATTGCTTTATGGTATTGAGCAAAGGGCAGATGATGAGATTTCAGAGTATTCGGGTTCGTTTGCTGTCTGGGATGACAAAACACCGCTGGGCAAAGACGAACTTGAAGTGCCGTTCTTCACTGAAGTGAAACTGGCAGCAGGCAACGGCATTGTGGCCGATATCGAAAACCACGGTCCTAAACTGCGCTTCTCTAAATTAACCATGCGTAGTCAAGGCGTGGAGCCAGCTGCTGCTGTATGTGTGAAGGTTTCGGGTAACAGTATGGAACCGGTTTTGCCAAACGGCAGCACTGTCGGTATTGATACTGCCAACAAAACTATTGTCGATGGGAAAATGTATGCCATTAATCACGATGGCATGTTGCGGGTTAAGCTGCTCTATACCCTTCCCGGTAATGGCTTACGCCTGCGCAGCTACAATCAAGATGAATACCCTGATGAGAGTTATAGTGGCGACCAAGTAAAAGTGATTACCGTTATTGGTCGCGTGTTTTGGTATTCTGTGCTGCTGTAA
- a CDS encoding pyocin activator PrtN family protein has product MNTVFLLMAEHSAAIVPLESICEKYFGMNPTTAAKKAKAGLLPVPAFRGGESQKATWLVNLTDLAAYLDKKRAAAAADQVEAA; this is encoded by the coding sequence ATGAATACTGTGTTTTTACTGATGGCTGAGCACAGCGCGGCCATTGTCCCGCTGGAGTCCATTTGCGAGAAGTATTTTGGCATGAACCCCACCACGGCAGCCAAAAAGGCCAAGGCCGGGTTGTTGCCGGTGCCTGCGTTCCGCGGGGGCGAAAGCCAGAAAGCCACTTGGCTGGTAAACCTCACCGACCTGGCGGCATACCTCGATAAAAAGCGCGCTGCGGCAGCAGCGGATCAGGTTGAAGCGGCGTAA
- a CDS encoding helix-turn-helix transcriptional regulator, with product MSNEQQQTTQLVIQHTEEKLFLTTKEVMERYRLSSPTTLWNWRRKIGFPAPIHNGRFYSRKQLEAWDREQEAA from the coding sequence ATGAGTAATGAGCAACAGCAAACAACCCAACTGGTAATACAGCACACAGAAGAGAAACTGTTTTTAACCACCAAAGAGGTAATGGAACGTTACCGGCTTTCCAGCCCCACAACACTGTGGAACTGGCGCCGTAAAATTGGTTTCCCCGCTCCTATTCACAACGGGAGGTTTTACTCGAGAAAGCAGCTGGAAGCTTGGGACAGAGAGCAAGAGGCGGCTTAA
- a CDS encoding Cro/CI family transcriptional regulator has protein sequence MKKSDVLNFFQTQQKVAASLTEAGFPISQAAVSKWGDNVPPLRAYQLERITNGKLMADDSQNDDEQQAA, from the coding sequence ATGAAAAAATCTGACGTACTCAACTTCTTTCAAACTCAACAAAAGGTTGCTGCTTCGCTCACCGAAGCAGGATTCCCAATCAGCCAAGCGGCAGTTTCCAAATGGGGCGATAACGTCCCGCCACTTAGAGCGTATCAGCTCGAACGCATCACCAACGGCAAGCTAATGGCTGATGATTCGCAAAATGATGACGAGCAGCAAGCAGCTTGA
- a CDS encoding PapB/FocB family fimbrial expression transcriptional regulator, translating to MKHLIPGMESQERFELLISFTDITSEPMISALQDHYVKGHPASVAAKINGIDPGNLSTNQKSMEQVAARIERVKEIDWQRFGYKATNSCGLTNKEAAR from the coding sequence ATGAAACACCTCATCCCCGGCATGGAAAGCCAAGAGCGCTTTGAGCTGCTAATCAGCTTCACCGATATCACATCAGAGCCAATGATCAGCGCCTTGCAGGATCACTATGTGAAGGGGCACCCGGCCAGCGTGGCCGCCAAGATTAATGGCATAGACCCGGGCAACCTCAGCACTAACCAGAAATCAATGGAACAAGTTGCCGCCCGCATCGAGCGTGTGAAGGAAATCGATTGGCAGCGCTTTGGCTACAAAGCAACGAATAGTTGTGGGTTAACCAACAAGGAGGCGGCTCGATGA